Genomic DNA from Theobroma cacao cultivar B97-61/B2 chromosome 3, Criollo_cocoa_genome_V2, whole genome shotgun sequence:
AACTCTTAAAGCATCCTCGAGTGATGTTTAGCCTTCAACAAGAGTTGGAAACTGTGGTCGGAAGGAGTAGAATGATAGAAGAGTCGGATCTACCACAATTAACTTATTTGGATATGGTTGTCAAAGAAAGTCTAAGGCTGCATCCGGTTGGGCCGCTCCTAATCCCCCATGAGTCCATGGAAGATATCACGATTGATGGATATTTTATACCAAAGAAGTCACGAATCATAGTAAATGCTTGGTCGATGGGGCGAGACCCTGATGTATGGTCAAACAATGCTGAAGAGTTCTTTCCAGAGAGATTCATCGATAGCAATATCGACCTTCGAGGACAAGATTTCCAACTCATCCCATTCGGATCAGGTCGTAGAGGATGCCCTGGAATGCAGTTAGGCCTAATCACAATTCGCCTAGTTTTAGCTCAATTCGTACATTGCTTTGACTGGGAGTTGCCAGATGGCATGTTGCCTGTTGAATTGGACATGAGCGAAAATTTTGGCCTCTCAATGTCAAGGGCGAATCCTTTGTTAGTGAAGGCAACTTATCGTTTACTTGATAATAGAATGTAAACTaaataggaaaaaaagaatctaactttttaagtttttttttcctcaaacaagtttattttattaaaaatgataaaattaatgGCTACAAGCCTCCTAGTTCAAATGGTTAAACTGGAATAAAAGAAAGTCACTTGAAAGCACCCAAAAATCAATGTCCAGTCGGGCGAAAAAACAGAGTCACTAGAACAGGTAAGGGTTACACATAAAGATCAACAGTAGCATCTATGCGAATGTACAATCATTAAAACATCCCTTCATCGATTTATCAACGGCACATGCATTGAAAGAATATACAGAATACATTCACAAGCGAACATTATCAACACAGAATCTCCGGGGGTGAGAATATAACATCAATGTTGAAATCAGGCCTCCCAACACTTGTAGTCTTTGAGCATGTTGTGGCAGTCTGCGTGCAAGGAGTTTTGctatttttcaatttccttttttttttctattttcgtAGAATTTTCATTCTAACAAAACCAAGAACAAAAATGATGAGATAAAAAAATGGGTTACAAAAATTAAcatagatatttttaaaatgatgtGGTCATTTAAGtggtttttatattattattttattatttatttaaatgaaatcaGATATGATGATCAGTTacacttttaaaaatttagtaattaaattaagataaattaaaatttgataagCAAAACGAGAAAAGAGATATAAATTTGATAACAATCTATGAAACTTAATTGAGCACTACCGATACAAAAACTCAATAAAttgttggtatcaaagcatggatttatatttgatacacCAATAGCCTATAGTTTTCATAAACTGTCAAGGTATAATATGGTGCAACCCAAAGCCGGCTTTACCATAAAGCCACCATAGCCTTTGTTTTAAATCTCAATAGTTTATGGAtctcataattttataataatataattaattatattaaaaatatataaaaattaaaataattaataaaatatttcttaaattaagtGCCTAACAAATATCTATATTCTCTCGCTTCGCACATCTTATTAATTATCAACTATTTATCTCATTTTCtgttaaaaatatgtaaaagttaaaataattaataaaatgatatattctctcatttctttaattatgTGTCTAATaaatctctattttttttatcacttttcaATTTCTACAATGCTATCAATGctcaattatttttcatattttcaatcaacggtaatatgtatttaataatCTCCAACTAACAATgaatttttgagtaaaatacCCCCACCTCCTaaattttaatcgaaatttcaaataaatctattagtttttaaaatagataCTTCGTCTTAGAAAAATATCTTCTGCTGGACACATAAATCCAACTGTTAgtcaactattagtttttCCGTTAGATTGATGATGTGATCATattgaaatgataattttaccctttactaattataaaaattactattatataatttttattaatttgttattatttttttattaatttaaaaaataagagggAGATCGGTTCTCCCCTTTCATAGGGAGCTAGGAAgcactatatttttttattttttaaaaaatagaataataattttttaaattaataaagaaaaaagggcattttagtcattttataatttttgttaatggTGTTTACACTTTTTGAGCGAAatgtctatttcaaaaattaatggactttcttgaaattttaattaaaacttaaggGTATGAGGTATTttgctctatttttttttaattttaataaaaaaaatctcatttgaatatttaggCATTATAAGCCTTTAAGATTATTGAGTTGCTTTAGTGTCACATCGCTAAAAAAGTCACTTGAAAGCACCCAAAAATCAAGGTCCAGTCGGGCGAAAAAACAGAGTCACTAGAACAGGTAAGGGTTACACATCCCTCTAGACAAAAGATCGACAGTAGCATCTATGTGAATGTACAATCATTAAAACATTCCCTCATCGATATATCAACGGCACATGCATTAAAAGAATATACAGAATACATTCACAAGCGAACATTATCAACACAGAATCTCCGAGGGTGAGAATACAACATTAGTGTTGAAATCAGGCCTCTCAATGTTTGCAGTCTTTGTGCATGTTGTGGCAGTCTGCGAGCAAGGAGTTTTGCtgtttttcaatttccttttttttttctattttcatagAATTTTCATTCTAACAAAACCAATAACAAAaatgatgagaaaaaaatgggttacaaaaattaacataaatacttttaaaatgATGTGTCATTTAAGTGaattttgtattattattttattatttatttaaatgaaatcaCATATGATGATTAgttacatttttaaaaaatttaataattgaattaaggtaaattaaaatttgataaacCAAACGAGAAAAGAGATATAAATTTGATAACAATCTGTGAAACTTAATCGAGCACTACCAGTAAAAAAACTCAATAGATTTTTGGTATCAAAGTAtggatttatatttgatgtaccAATAGCCTATAGTTTTCATACATTATTAGGGCATAATGTGGTGCTACCCTGGCTTTACCATAAAGCCACCATAGCCTTTGttttaaatctcaattttttatggacctcataattttataataatataaataattatattaaaaatatataaaaattaaaataattaataaaatattttttaaattaagtaCCTAACAAATATCTATTTTCTCTCGCTTCCCACATCTTATTAATTATCTACTATTTATCtcattttctattaaaaatatgtaaaatttaagataattaatcaaatgatATATTCTCTAACTTTTTTAATTGTGTCTAATAAATCTCTATTTTTGATCACTTTCCAATTCCTACAAtgctattaattttcaattatttttcatattttcaatcaatGGTAATATGTAGTTAATAATTTCCAACTAACAAtaaatttttgggtaaaataaCCTTAcctcttaaattttaatcgaaatttcAAATGGgtccattaatttttaaaatggacACTTTGTCTCAGAAAAATATTGTTCGCTGAACACATAGGTTCAGCCGTTAATCAACCGTTAGTTTTTCTATTAGATTGATGACGTAGTTATattgaaatgataattttaccctttattaattttaaaaattattattatataattttattaatttattttttattaatttaaaaaatagtaGGGAGATCGATGCTCCCCTTTCTTAGGGAGTTAGGGAGCAccgtattttttattttttaaaaaatataataataatttttaaattaattaaaaaatatatttaatcgAGACGGGCTTCTCTTCTAGGCCTGTGGGCTCAACTTGATTGATTCAAGTTAGGTTTGGacattttttaaacttaagctttgaaatattttttgtaattgcGTAAGAAAGATTCGAACCCTACTCTTGAGGTAAGggattaatttgtttaatttgttttaatttgtttattctatTATTTTGCCTGGTGGTCGGCAGCCCTAGTTAGCTAGCTAGGACACGACTGCAAGAATAATTTCTGAAGGcataatgtttaatttttatatattaacttTCTAACTAgtaattaacttttttaatgATGGTAAGAGTTATGTAGAATTAATGTCACATTTATaacagaagaaaaaggaatcctatttcttttcttttattaaagaatattcataatagaaaaaaaaaagaaaaatattacaattttacAATTATATTCATGAGTCCACATATACACTTAAGAGAttgataattataattataaaataatgttattccattattttctttttttttctaaaataattCTTGGTACTCTTAACTATTAAATGACTTCTTTGAAAGAGTTCATGGGTTATACCACAATTTATGTCTGTAGCTACGTTTCATTTTAAGACgatgatgattttttttttctaaattaaagaaattttatcaaatttaagaAAGAACAATAATAACGTTGCAAAAGTAGTTTCAaatgaataaaagaaaaaaaattgtggtGGTGAATTTTTCGGATATGATTTCAAAATACGATATTTGTGTTAAAGAGTTTTTTTAGGATTAGAACTTGACTTTGATATTAAGTAGAAAATATCTaagatttaaacaaaatttaaattgttcgatgaaaataaagaacaaCATAGAGAGTTATTTATAATAGCCAACTAaacataaatttatttagtgtACAAATAAATAGCACATAAAGAAATATTCTAATTAGACTTGCTTAGagtataaataatataaaaaattaaggaaaaattccaaaaaaaataaattctgtccaagattattttaaaattaataattacacCATGCATGCAACTCACGCGGACACTAAGCAAGTTGGTTTATGGCGCAATTGCTTGGACTAGCTGTTTGGCAGCCCTAACTCTAGTGTATTTGGTTGCAGAAGTCAAGATTTTCCCCAACTAGTTTCATCTCTAGACTTTTAACTTATCCTCATTCCATCCCTATTTATATACATGGAATGTGTAGATGCAGGGTAAGGACATGCATATCCTTTACCTGAACAACAATGTCTCCTTCAGCAGCAGCTCTTGTCCAAGTCCTTGGATTTCTCTGCTCATTCTTTTACATTCTATCTTACATCTCATCACGGCTAGATGGAAGAGGAAAACGGAGACTGCCTCCTGCTCCCCGAGGCTTACCGATCATCGGTAACCTACACATGTTAGGGAAGCTTCCTCACCAAGCCCTTTATCACTTGGCCAAAGTATATGGTCCCATGATGTCAATAAGGCTAGGCACCGTACCAGCCGTTGTGATATCATCCCCTCGAGTCGCCGAGCTTTTCCTCAAGACACATGAAACCATTTTCGCAGGCAGGCCAAGAATCCAAGTCGCGCAAGTATTTTCATATGGTTTCAAGGGCATGGCTTTCGCAGGATATGGATCGTACTGGCGCAGTGTCAGGAAGTTGTATAATGTCCAACTTCTTAGTGTATCGAAAATTGAATCATTGGCACCGATGAGGAGGGAGATGGTGAGTTTGTTGGTTGAATCTTTGAAGAAAGACGCAGCAGCACAGAAAGTGGTTAACCTCAGTGAAAAGTTGGGAGCGCTAATTGAAGACATGACTCTGAGAATGGTCATAGGGCATATGAAGTATGACCAATTCAACCTCAAGGAGCTTGTCCAAGAGGTTACGAGCTTAGCAGGAGCTTTCAATCTAGCAGATTATGTACCTTTTCTTGGTGCTCTCGACCTACAGGTATAGGATTTTACTCGTAATGATATCAACCAAGGCTCCTATGAATCActatttgtttttgcaaaATACGGCTTATTGAAAGTAAAcaactttttactttttcccTTTGCATCACATGCCTTTTCACTCGAACCAttcctttcttccttcttccatATAATTCTGCCTAACCCCGAAGACATGAGAATGCTATACTCTGCATGCCAGGTTCAGTATAAACCTAGTTCCATCAAAAGGCCAGCTGTTAGTGTCATTCTTTGTTTTCACTGcaatcaaaaattttaaaccataaaaacaagcaaacaaaatTACTTAGCTATGGGGCTTTCATTGAACTAAAAAACTCATGAAACTGAATGCTCTTGATAATCATTGTCTATTATGTAGGGACTCAGACCACGAATAAAGGCAGCCAGTGGAGCACTCGACAAAGCCCTCGAGAACATCATTGACGAGCATGAGCTGAAGAATATTCATGAACAGCAAAAGCAACAGAGGGATTTCGTCGATCTGATGCTTACCATGTTAAATCAATCAATGAATCCCCATGATGATCCAATGTATATAGTTGATCGAACAACCATCAAAGCTATCATAGTAGACCTAATTACAGGTGGCTTGGACACTACAACCACCACAATCGAGTGGGCAGTAACGGAACTCATAAGGAACCCCAGGGCAATGCAACACCTCCAACGAGAGTTACAAAGCTTTGTTGGGATTTATAGAACGGTGGAGGAAATTGATTTGCCAAAACTAACATACTTGGACATGGTTGTGAAGGAAACTCTAAGGCTTCATCCAGTTGCACCTTTGTTAGTTCCACATGAGTCCATGGAGGATACAACCATTGATGGATATTACATACCAAAAAAGTCGAGGATCTTAGTGAATGTTTGGGCAATCGGGCGAGACCCTGATGTTTGGTCCAACAATGTTGAAGAATTCTTTCCATAAAGGTTCATTGATAGTAATATAGACCTTCGAGGACATGATTTTGAGCTCATCCCATTTGGAGCAGGCCGTAGGATGTGCCCAGGAATGAAATTAGGCCTAACTACTGTGAAATTTGTTCTAGCTCAATTGGTGCATTGTTTTGATTGGGAGCTGCCTGATGGCATGTTGCCTGAAGAACTGGACACCAGTGAGAAATTTGGTCTTTCATTGCCGAGAAGCACTCACCTCTATGCCAAACCAATCTATCGCCTGCTTGAAAAAAGTATGTGAAGTACAGCACCAACTCAAAAGCACATATGGCCAATTGAGTTTCTTCTTGGATGCCTCTGCAGATGAAGAATAAGAGAGGGGCTTGAGAGAAGCCCGGAAGAAATCAGAAATTCTATGCCTTTAAGATTTAGAATTTAGAATTTAAAgtttataatttatgattcagagtttaaaatataaagttttaaaaataaaaggctTTTTGGTTGAAAGTGTAAAATTAGATATATAATGTAAAATTATATGAAGAGACATCAAGTGTGaacaaaaaatttccatttcgtagaagaaaatttaaagagaaaaattacCAAGAAATATGAAGTGATTAAAACTTAATGCATCCAAGGACTATGAAGTTAAGGTTTTGTATTACTCTTTCCAACTTTAatgaaagtttaaaaaaaaaattatattgattttagggtatattaaaattataatttttttataaaaatgatttttaatagtttttattattaaaaagtaaaaacaaatcaagaaaaataattttgaaatatttaaaaaaatattaggtattagaaaaaaaaaagaaaatatactCCTATATATGTATCGAAAATCTAACCatacaaaatcaaaattcacTTTACAAAGTCAAGAATTAAAACCTAGTAATTAACACAAAATCCAAAGCACAACCCAAATCTAAATTGATTGAAACTCAATATGATTATGATTCAAGATAGcccaaatttaaattaagttaaattaaaacttaaattgagcaaaatatttattcttttcattttacatttcacttaaattaaaataaaattattattagaaGTGAATTAAACTCACACTTGATCTCAATTAAAAAGACAATAATCCAAGTTTGAAACTCAAAGccaaaataattcaaatggaaaatgatacaatttcaaaattatgataacaaagtgaaattataaaaaaaaaattcatatgtttttgaAATAGATGAACCTCAATAATCTGTGTTCTTGCATCCGTCACAATTACTTGTAAACAacagaaggaaagaaaatgtttCCAATGAATGAAATGAAGTAATATAAGTCAAAGCTTAAATGGTCTTCCACGGAACTTTCATTGTTGTTACTACGATTATTTCAGTCCCCTTCCATTTCCACGCGTCTTAACGTAATTTTACATTGACTTGTTGTTAGAATAGAGAGTGACTTTCTTTGAAGTATTCCTACATCTCCAAATTCAACCCCATGGAGAAGATTCATCCTTCATAGCAGATAGATAGTTGTATCTTGAAATCCCAGCACCCCAAACTCTCAATTTCTCATCTAATCATAGAGGgggagggagagagagagagagagagatggatTCTGATGAAAGGCCACAGCAAGTAACAGGGGTAGTTATAATAACTCTTCCACCCTCTGACAACCCTTCTTTAGGCAAAACAATCACAGCTTTTACTCTTACTAATGATGTTTTTCCTCAATCTCACCAAACCCAACAACGCCAACAACAAGAAGAACAGACTTTGCCAACAACCCAGATTCTAACACCAGCTCCACCTTCAGCACAAAACCCTCAACGTGGATTCTCATTCTTGGCACTCTTTTCTGATAACCCAAGAAAGCTATTAGGCTTTCTGGGTATCTCCCTTTTCGCTCTTCTTCTTTACAGTTCTGCTTTCTCTAATACTTTTGTAGAATTAAGGAATTCcaacaatgatgatgatgaaaagcCACAGTCTTTTATCTTCCCTTTGTATCATAAACTGGGGGCTGATTTGGAGCTCAAGTTGGGGAGATTTGTGGATGTTGATAAGGAGAATTTGGTAGCTTCAGTTGAAGGTGGTGCAACGGGAACTCAGAAGATCAACAAATTGGTGGCTTCTAATGCTGCTGTAATTGATTCATCCGGTACTATTTTGCCTGTTAGGGGCAATGTTTATCCGGACGGGTATGCATTGTGTAACTCTTGCTACTTCTCTAACTTAtttctttatgtttttgtCTTAGAAACTTGAGAGATAGATGTCCATTTTATAGCAATTCAAGTTTTTGCTTGTTGTGCTACTTGTGGTAAGGTGCAAATTGTGAAGCCTTAGAATCTGTGTTGGATAATTGCAGACAACTTTATATGttactttgtttttcatttgagAGCCATGGATACCAATGTAATTGCCTTACTCCATATTATTAGATTACTTTTGTTGGATTCAGTCATTAGGGGAATTGTAAGAATGCTTCCTCTTTCAATAtctataataattattcactGTTTTGATAAGCagtattttgcattttcaacACTAAATAGAAGTAATGTTGACAtgctttctctttttaaaattttctgcaTAAACTCTTTACCATTTGTTTTAACCTGTCTTCTGCAACTACAATTTAGAAAGATGGTTATATAAGTGCTCAAACCAATTGCAGAGCATGTTTGGGCATTTCTGTTGCAAAGATAGAAACAGTGGC
This window encodes:
- the LOC18604104 gene encoding cytochrome P450 CYP736A12, with amino-acid sequence MSPSAAALVQVLGFLCSFFYILSYISSRLDGRGKRRLPPAPRGLPIIGNLHMLGKLPHQALYHLAKVYGPMMSIRLGTVPAVVISSPRVAELFLKTHETIFAGRPRIQVAQVFSYGFKGMAFAGYGSYWRSVRKLYNVQLLSVSKIESLAPMRREMVSLLVESLKKDAAAQKVVNLSEKLGALIEDMTLRMVIGHMKYDQFNLKELVQEVTSLAGAFNLADYVPFLGALDLQGLRPRIKAASGALDKALENIIDEHELKNIHEQQKQQRDFVDLMLTMLNQSMNPHDDPMYIVDRTTIKAIIVDLITGGLDTTTTTIEWAVTELIRNPRAMQHLQRELQSFVGIYRTVEEIDLPKLTYLDMVVKETLRLHPVAPLLVPHESMEDTTIDGYYIPKKSRILVNVWAIGRDPDVWSNNVEEFFP